The following proteins are co-located in the Trichormus variabilis 0441 genome:
- the dps gene encoding DNA starvation/stationary phase protection protein Dps: MSDNTLSSRLYPTRIDIPSEKRVQIVAILNQTLAATLDLKTQAKQAHWNVKGTDFYQLHELFDELAGELEEFVDLVAERVTALGGYAVGTARAAAKNSILPEFPFDILDSQEYVAALADRFAPYAKHIREAIAKTDDLGDADTADLYTEISRTIDKRLWFLDAHLQAAAVKEDGGAIANKIQQPAAVR; this comes from the coding sequence ATGAGTGATAATACTCTGTCATCCCGTCTCTATCCCACCCGTATTGATATTCCATCTGAAAAACGGGTACAAATTGTTGCTATCCTCAATCAAACTTTAGCAGCCACTTTGGACTTAAAAACTCAGGCAAAACAAGCCCATTGGAATGTTAAAGGTACTGATTTCTATCAATTACACGAATTATTCGACGAACTCGCTGGGGAATTAGAAGAGTTTGTTGATCTTGTGGCTGAAAGGGTAACTGCTTTGGGTGGATATGCTGTAGGAACAGCACGCGCCGCCGCAAAAAATTCAATTTTGCCAGAATTTCCCTTTGATATTTTGGATAGTCAGGAGTACGTAGCAGCTTTAGCAGACCGATTTGCACCCTACGCCAAGCATATCCGAGAAGCGATCGCTAAAACTGATGATTTAGGTGATGCTGATACCGCAGACCTTTATACCGAAATCTCCCGCACCATCGATAAGCGACTGTGGTTCCTAGACGCGCATCTACAAGCAGCAGCTGTTAAAGAAGACGGTGGTGCAATTGCTAATAAAATTCAACAGCCAGCTGCTGTTAGATAA
- a CDS encoding pirin family protein, whose translation MSQNTINNLIHDRNARGRSQTGWLDSYHTFSFSSFYDPNRMGFRSLRVINDDRIAPGAGFPTHGHRDMEILTYVLSGAVEHKDSLGTGSVIRPGDVQIMSAGTGIQHSEFNHSRTEALHLLQIWILPDEQGLAPRYQQKAFTPEEKRGQLRLVAAKDGRDGAVTIHQNVDIYASILKPGDVVNYHVKGDRYAWLQIAQGVATLNGEELRAGDGVQINTEEQLKISTSVGTELLLFDLA comes from the coding sequence ATGTCTCAAAATACAATCAACAATCTCATTCATGATAGAAATGCACGGGGTCGTAGTCAAACAGGTTGGCTTGATAGTTATCACACCTTTTCTTTCAGCAGTTTTTATGATCCCAACCGTATGGGATTCCGTTCCTTACGAGTCATCAATGACGACCGCATTGCACCTGGTGCAGGATTTCCCACTCATGGACATCGTGATATGGAAATTCTCACTTATGTACTCTCAGGTGCAGTAGAGCATAAAGACAGTTTGGGTACTGGTTCAGTTATTCGTCCTGGCGATGTGCAGATTATGAGTGCTGGTACGGGAATTCAACATAGTGAATTTAACCACTCACGCACCGAAGCATTACATTTACTGCAAATCTGGATTTTACCTGACGAACAAGGATTAGCACCCAGATACCAACAGAAAGCTTTCACCCCAGAAGAAAAACGCGGTCAACTGCGTCTTGTAGCTGCTAAAGACGGACGTGATGGTGCTGTCACTATTCACCAAAATGTTGATATCTACGCCTCTATTTTAAAACCAGGTGATGTAGTCAATTATCACGTAAAAGGCGATCGCTATGCTTGGTTGCAAATCGCTCAAGGTGTCGCCACTTTAAATGGTGAAGAACTCAGAGCAGGTGATGGCGTACAAATCAACACAGAAGAGCAACTGAAAATCAGTACAAGCGTCGGTACAGAGTTATTGCTGTTCGATTTAGCCTGA
- a CDS encoding glycoside hydrolase family protein, whose amino-acid sequence MSITETLRKGSKGSEVSELQEILVKLKFDPGRIDGDFGNKTEAAVKQFQQKQNITPDGVVEINTRNALNKAIQRQIEIAKLYGGASGKLPLPGVNLIKEFEGCKLIAYPDPLSKGKPYTIGWGSTVKKDGSEWSLGEKITQVEADELLIFQLERKYLPPLERILRWEDFNPYQQGALLSFAYNLGANFYGSKGFETITRVLNNQEWDKIEPTLIMYRNPGSPVEAGLRRRRVAEAKLFLQPLS is encoded by the coding sequence ATGAGTATCACCGAGACGCTCAGAAAAGGGTCAAAAGGCTCAGAGGTGAGCGAACTGCAAGAAATACTAGTTAAACTAAAATTCGATCCAGGTCGGATAGATGGTGATTTCGGTAACAAAACAGAAGCGGCTGTCAAACAATTCCAACAAAAACAAAATATTACTCCTGATGGCGTAGTAGAGATAAATACTCGTAATGCTTTAAATAAAGCCATTCAGCGACAAATAGAAATAGCAAAACTTTATGGTGGAGCTTCCGGTAAATTACCACTACCAGGGGTGAATTTGATCAAAGAATTTGAGGGCTGTAAGTTGATAGCTTATCCCGACCCTCTCTCTAAAGGTAAACCTTATACTATTGGTTGGGGTTCTACTGTAAAAAAAGATGGTAGCGAATGGTCTTTGGGGGAAAAAATTACCCAAGTAGAGGCGGATGAACTGTTAATTTTTCAGTTAGAGCGTAAATATTTACCACCTCTAGAGAGAATACTTAGATGGGAAGATTTCAATCCTTACCAACAAGGAGCATTATTGAGTTTTGCTTATAACTTGGGGGCAAATTTCTATGGTTCTAAAGGTTTTGAGACAATTACTAGAGTATTGAATAATCAAGAGTGGGACAAAATTGAACCCACTCTAATTATGTATAGAAATCCGGGTAGTCCAGTTGAGGCGGGGTTAAGACGCAGACGAGTGGCTGAGGCTAAACTATTTCTTCAGCCATTGTCATAG
- a CDS encoding rubrerythrin family protein, translated as MDLSNFTTLQNLEAAFGGESMANRKYLFFAEVARKLGFTDLAKLFRETAEQETEHAFAHFELLHPELVVENPSALTDEQKREIVSRCLSLAIEGETYEYTTMYPDFAAAAQSDRDHPAAEEFLKQAQESSEHASTFREAAHRFGLLKFIENYHADRYTEALEVLNGGQPVTRVVGEDPNTRKWICRQCSMIYDPVAGDPDSGIAPGTPFEDIPDDWQCPICGATKKTFKLLEEKTAA; from the coding sequence ATGGATTTATCAAACTTTACTACACTGCAAAACTTAGAAGCTGCCTTTGGTGGTGAATCAATGGCAAATCGTAAGTATTTATTTTTTGCCGAAGTAGCCCGTAAACTGGGATTTACAGATTTGGCTAAACTATTTCGGGAAACAGCAGAGCAAGAAACAGAACACGCTTTTGCCCATTTTGAGTTACTGCATCCCGAATTGGTTGTAGAAAATCCGTCTGCCTTAACTGACGAACAAAAGCGAGAAATTGTCTCTCGGTGTTTATCTTTGGCTATTGAAGGCGAAACCTACGAATACACTACAATGTATCCTGATTTTGCCGCAGCTGCCCAAAGCGATCGCGATCATCCGGCGGCGGAAGAATTTCTCAAACAAGCGCAAGAATCTAGCGAACACGCCAGCACTTTCCGCGAAGCTGCACACCGCTTTGGTTTATTGAAGTTTATCGAAAATTACCACGCCGATCGCTACACTGAAGCATTAGAAGTATTAAATGGTGGACAACCTGTTACCAGAGTAGTTGGTGAAGATCCCAACACTCGTAAATGGATTTGCAGACAATGCAGTATGATTTATGATCCTGTTGCAGGTGATCCCGATTCTGGAATTGCGCCAGGTACGCCATTTGAAGATATCCCTGACGATTGGCAATGTCCGATTTGTGGCGCTACCAAAAAGACATTTAAGCTACTTGAGGAAAAAACTGCGGCTTAG